The following are from one region of the Magallana gigas chromosome 6, xbMagGiga1.1, whole genome shotgun sequence genome:
- the LOC105345142 gene encoding alpha- and gamma-adaptin-binding protein p34 encodes MSTHSALFTSCCDLFDPQLIIKGVLDVQKLPPSNKEIEDIVSYSWNIDTKYYTAEIKLCTTKKRTVGTEEFADGVEAIVIYFNAGQEESFDLAKAWLPYLKEISPAVQLLVCKNIPQKSANLRHAIHTWCLDNDFELVELEPELKVDEDDDFQETTGIQRIIQALHAHMWPNMILKESPHTVSPYMRKLMEEESASKSKQEQESASKGDNSSSPEKDNTDSNKTQEKSSTDSVAEKSPKASKSPKEEGDKAAQVSTNKEKIIDDLLPADDLAFMQSLCSGEEEEEESFEQLFSKFKLMKEKAESLPQDQKKKYAEKITIAFWKAIGGDEDEIGDLSDLSDAEMP; translated from the exons ATGTCCACCCATTCAGCATTGTTTACGTCTTGCTGTGATTTATTTGATCCACAGTTGATAATTAAGG gTGTCTTAGATGTTCAAAAATTGCCACCCAGTAATAAGGAAATTGAAGATATTGTAAGTTATAGCTGGAATATTGACACCAAATACTATActgctgaaataaaattatgtacTACAAAAAAACGCACAGTTGGGACTGAGGAGTTTGCAGATGGTGTCGAAGCAATAGTAATCTATTTCAATGCAGGCCAG GAAGAGAGCTTTGATTTAGCAAAGGCATGGTTACCCTATCTGAAAGAAATATCTCCTGCAGTACAGTTATTGGTATGCAAGAACATTCCTCAGAAATCAG CAAATCTACGGCATGCCATACATACGTGGTGTCTTGACAATGACTTTGAATTGGTGGAGTTGGAACCAGAGCTCAAAGTTGACGAGGATG ATGATTTCCAAGAAACCACAGGAATTCAAAGAATCATCCAGGCCCTACACGCACACATGTGGCCAAACATGATCCTTAAAG AGAGTCCTCACACAGTCAGTCCATACATGAGGAAGCTGATGGAGGAAGAATCAGCATCAAAATCCAAGCAAGAGCAGGAGAGTGCATCTAAGGGAGACAACTCTTCATCACCAGAAAAAGACAACACTGACTCTAACAAAACTCAAGAAAAGAGCAGTACAGACTCAGTGGCAGAGAAATCACCCAAGGCTAGTAAATCCCCGAAAGAGGAAGGCGACAAGGCAGCTCAAGTCTCTACAAACAAGGAAAAGATAATAG ATGACCTATTACCTGCTGATGATCTTGCCTTCATGCAGTCTTTGTGTTCAGGagaagaggaggaggaggaatCATTCGAACAGCTCTTCTCAAAGTTCAAGCTTATGAAAG aaaaagctGAGTCTCTTCCACAAGAccagaaaaagaaatatgcagaAAAG ataactattGCCTTTTGGAAAGCCATTGGAGGAGATGAGGATGAGATTGGGGATCTTTCTGACCTCAGTGATGCAGAGATGCCATAA